The following DNA comes from Rhodopseudomonas boonkerdii.
TCGGTCGGCATCGAGGCGGCGGAAGATATTTTGGACGATCTCGCGCAGGCGCTGCGCTTCTCGCAGAAGGGTTGAGCCGATGCAGATCACAGTCAACGGTCACGACATCTTCGTCGCCAATGGCGGACGCATGTTCGACCCGTCATTGCCGGTTGTGGTGCTGCTTCACGGCGCCGGCTTCGACAGTTCCACCTGGGCGCTGCATACGCGCTGGTTCGCCCATCATGGCTATGCCGTGCTCGCGCCCGATTTGCCCGGCCATGGCCGCAGCGGCGGCGAAGCGCTCACCAGCATCGGCGATCTCGCTGACTGGACTGCGGCGCTGATCGCTGCGGCCGGCGCTAAACAGGCGCGGCTGATCGGCCATTCCATGGGCTCGCTGATCGCGCTGGAAACCGCGGCACGTCATCCGGACAAAGTCACGCGCCTCGACCTGCTCGGCACCGCGGCGACGATGACCGTCGGCCCCGACCTGCTCAAGGACGCCGAAGCCAACCAGCATTCGGCCATCGACATGGTGTCGATCTGGGGCCTCGGCATGCGCGCCGAACTCGGCGGCAGCCTCGCGCCCGGCCTGTGGATGCATACCGGCGCTCAGCGCGTGCTGGAGGCGACCAAGCCCGGCGTGCTCTATGCCGATCTGAATGCCTGCAACACTTACCAGAATGCCCTCGCCGCCGCGGCCCAGGTCAAGGTTCCGGTGACGCTGATCCTCGGCGAGCGGGACATGATGACCCCGGCCAAGGCCGGCAAGGCGCTCGCTGCCGCGCTCTCCGATGCCCGCACGGTCATTCTGCCGGCGACCGGTCACATGATGATGGTCGAGCGTCCCGACGAGGTGCTCGCGGCATTGAAGAGCTAGAACCGATCAAAGCCGGTTGCGCAGCGTGGCGCGCTGTGCCAATCAGGTTCCGTCATCGGTGCCTCCGCGAGGAGGTGAAACGGGAATGCGGTGTGGGGAATCCGCCTTAGGGCGAACTTCCCCCGATGCCGCAGCTGCCCCCGCAACTGTAAGCAGTTCGTCCAGCTCCCTGACGCCACTGAGCATGCTCGGGAAGGCGGAGTTGGAAACCACTGCGAGCCAGGAGACCGGCCGAGGACATGTGTCAGCTCGTTCGACGGTGGGTCGGCGGTAAGGAATCTCATGTCTATCCGAATCAAGATCGCTGCAGGTAGTGCAGCGGTACTCGCTATGTCTGCACACCAGGCGCAGGCGCAATCCAGCACACAGCAACTGTCCGAGGTCGTCGTCACCGCTAGTCGCACGGCGGAGCCGCTGAACGCGACCGGCAGCGCCATCAACGTGATCTCGGGCGAAACCGTCGCGACCTCGAATCCCGGTTCGCTGGTCGACGCCCTGCGCAGCGTGCCTGGACTCGATATCTCCGAAAACGGCGGCCCCGGCGGCACCGCCAGTGTCCGCCTGCGCGGCGCCAATCCCGGCCAGACCCTGGTGATGATCGACGGCATCCGCGTCAACGATCCCACCGCGGCGAGCGGCGACTTCGAGTTCGCCATGTTCGCGCCCTCGTCCATCGATCGCATCGAGGTGCTGCGCGGCCCGCAAAGCGCACTCTACGGCTCCGACGCCATGGGCGGCGTGGTCAATATCATCACCAAGAAGGGTTCAGGCCCCGCACAATTCAACGTCCGCACCGAAGCCGGCAGCTATGGCACCGTGGTGACGCAGGGATCGGTCACGGGCACCAACGGTCCATGGTCCTATGCCTTTACCGGCGGCGGCCAGCACTCCAACGGATTCTCGCGCTACGGCTATCGCATTCCGTCCATCGAGGCGAAGTTTCCGAATCTCGAGAGCGATGGTTTGGACCGCATCGGCGGCTCCGCGCGGATCGGTTACGATGCCGGCGAAGGCATCAGGCTCGAAGCCGGCACCGTGCAATCCTTCACGCGCGCGGCCTATGATGCGGCGACGGGCGCATTCCCCGACACGCCGTCCTCGGCCGATCGTCTGCTGCAAACGATCTATGGTCGCGCCAGCATCGACTCGTTCGGGGGCGTGCTCACGCATAATGTGACGGTGTCGAATACCCATACCGAGCGCTCGTTCTATGATGTCAGCTACAGAACCAACATGCTGCCCCAGAACACCACGGCCAAAATATCCGATTACTGGGGCAACAGTCTCGGCGCCGAGTATCAGGCCAATCTGAAGCTCGGCAGCTTCGGCACGCTCATCTACGGTGCCAAGACCCAGAGCGAAACCGCGCAGACCTTCTCGACAAACGTCCTTCCGATCGCAGGCCTGATGACACCGCTGCTGGCGAAACAGCAGGACACCAACTCGGCCTTCGCATTGTGGTCGGTACCTGTCGGCGAGCGGCTGAACGTCACGCTCGGCGGACGGGTCGATGACGTGGTCAACGTCGCGCGCTTCGAAACATGGCGCGCGACCGCAGCCTACAACATCTCCGAAACCGGAACGAAACTTCGCGCCAGCGCCGGCACCGGCGCCAAGGCGCCGACGCTGTTCCAGCTCTATGACAGCACCTATGGCAACTTGAACCTGACGCCGGAAACGAGCTTCGGCTACGACGCCGGCATCAACCAGAGTCTGTTCAACGGCCGCCTCGTTCTGTCGGTGACCGGCTTTGCGAACGACTTCAACAATCTCATCAACTTTGTCAGCAATGCTTCGCGCCCGCTCGGCTATTACACCAATGTCGCTCGCGCCGAGACCAGCGGCCTCGAAGTCGGCGCCAATATCGATGTGCTGCCTGGCCTTGTGAAGATCAACGCGGCCTATACGTACCTGCACGCCGTCGATCTCACGACCGGCCTGACGCTGGCGCGCCGTCCGCAAAACCTCGCGCGCGTCGCCGTCACCATCACGCCGAACGATCGCTGGCTCATCGAGCCGCGCATCACCACCGTGTCGAAGCGCTACAGCAGCGCCAACGAAGTCGGCGTCGTCGATGCCTATACCCGGGTCGACCTCTATAGTGAGTACAAGCTCGACGCCAACTGGAAGGTGTTCGCCCGCGGCGAAAACATCCTCAATGAGCGCTACCAGGAAGTACTGAACTTCGGTACCACTGGCCCCGCGCTCTATGCGGGATTCAACGCCACATGGTAACCGGACAGTCAGCAGCAAGACGAACGGCGATCGCCACCACGGCGCTCGTCGGGCTCGTGGTTCTCCTGCTGCTGGCGTCGCTCGGCACCGGCCCCGTTCACCTGCCGCCGCTGACGGTGCTCGATGCCCTGTTCGGCGGCGCCAGCGATGTGCAGCAGATCATCGTCCGCGAGATCCGACTGCCGCGCGCCGTCCTCGCGCTCGCCATTGGCGCCATTCTCGGCCTGTCAGGCGCGGCGTTGCAGGGCTTGCTGCGCAATCCCCTCGCCTCGCCGTCATTGTTCGGCGCACCGCAATCGGCGGCGTTCGGCGCGGTGCTGATGATTTCCCTCGGCCTCGCCGACGTCCGCTCATGGGCGCTGCCGGTCGCCGGCATCACCATGGCCTTTGCCTCGGTCTTCGTGCTGCTCACCATTGCCGGCCGCAATGCCGGATTGCTGTTGCTGATCCTCGCTGGCCTCGCGATCTCGAGTCTCGCCGGCGCCGCAACGGCACTGGTGATGAATCTCTCGCCCAATCCCTTCGCCGCACTCGAGATCGCGTTCTGGCTGCTCGGCTCGCTGGAAGACCGCAGCTTCCGCCATGTCACACTGGCATTGCCCTTCATCATCGCCGGCGCTGCAATCCTGATGAGCCAGCGCTCCGCCTTTCGGGCGCTCAGCCTTGGCGAGGAAACGGCGCAAAGCCTCGGCGTGAACGTGTCGCGCCTGCGCCTGCTGGTAATCGTCGGCGTCGCCCTCGGCGTCGGAGGCGCTGTCGCCGTTGCCGGCACCATCGGCTTCATTGGCCTCGTCGCACCGCATCTGATGCGCCCCATCGTCGGCCATGATCCCGCCCGCCTGCTGATCCCGAGCGCGCTCACCGGCGCCGCGCTGCTGCTCGCCGCCGATATCGCG
Coding sequences within:
- a CDS encoding TonB-dependent receptor plug domain-containing protein, with amino-acid sequence MSAHQAQAQSSTQQLSEVVVTASRTAEPLNATGSAINVISGETVATSNPGSLVDALRSVPGLDISENGGPGGTASVRLRGANPGQTLVMIDGIRVNDPTAASGDFEFAMFAPSSIDRIEVLRGPQSALYGSDAMGGVVNIITKKGSGPAQFNVRTEAGSYGTVVTQGSVTGTNGPWSYAFTGGGQHSNGFSRYGYRIPSIEAKFPNLESDGLDRIGGSARIGYDAGEGIRLEAGTVQSFTRAAYDAATGAFPDTPSSADRLLQTIYGRASIDSFGGVLTHNVTVSNTHTERSFYDVSYRTNMLPQNTTAKISDYWGNSLGAEYQANLKLGSFGTLIYGAKTQSETAQTFSTNVLPIAGLMTPLLAKQQDTNSAFALWSVPVGERLNVTLGGRVDDVVNVARFETWRATAAYNISETGTKLRASAGTGAKAPTLFQLYDSTYGNLNLTPETSFGYDAGINQSLFNGRLVLSVTGFANDFNNLINFVSNASRPLGYYTNVARAETSGLEVGANIDVLPGLVKINAAYTYLHAVDLTTGLTLARRPQNLARVAVTITPNDRWLIEPRITTVSKRYSSANEVGVVDAYTRVDLYSEYKLDANWKVFARGENILNERYQEVLNFGTTGPALYAGFNATW
- a CDS encoding alpha/beta fold hydrolase, whose product is MQITVNGHDIFVANGGRMFDPSLPVVVLLHGAGFDSSTWALHTRWFAHHGYAVLAPDLPGHGRSGGEALTSIGDLADWTAALIAAAGAKQARLIGHSMGSLIALETAARHPDKVTRLDLLGTAATMTVGPDLLKDAEANQHSAIDMVSIWGLGMRAELGGSLAPGLWMHTGAQRVLEATKPGVLYADLNACNTYQNALAAAAQVKVPVTLILGERDMMTPAKAGKALAAALSDARTVILPATGHMMMVERPDEVLAALKS
- a CDS encoding FecCD family ABC transporter permease, whose amino-acid sequence is MVTGQSAARRTAIATTALVGLVVLLLLASLGTGPVHLPPLTVLDALFGGASDVQQIIVREIRLPRAVLALAIGAILGLSGAALQGLLRNPLASPSLFGAPQSAAFGAVLMISLGLADVRSWALPVAGITMAFASVFVLLTIAGRNAGLLLLILAGLAISSLAGAATALVMNLSPNPFAALEIAFWLLGSLEDRSFRHVTLALPFIIAGAAILMSQRSAFRALSLGEETAQSLGVNVSRLRLLVIVGVALGVGGAVAVAGTIGFIGLVAPHLMRPIVGHDPARLLIPSALTGAALLLAADIAVRVIPATTDIKVGVLTSIIGVPFFLYLIMRERRALGGGIA